The following are from one region of the Verrucomicrobiaceae bacterium genome:
- a CDS encoding glycosyltransferase produces the protein MIELTVMGAVSIDYPHETFLLDDGKRPEIAEIAKKYGVHYLTRADNSGAKAGNLNNALRHSKADFVATFDADHIPRRDALDTLAGHMKDPLVGMAQAPQTFYNEDSFLFLDRVVGAGRWHEQAYFFDVLQPSRDCFDGITGVGTGVIYRRSTLDEI, from the coding sequence ATGATCGAGCTGACTGTCATGGGGGCTGTCAGTATCGACTACCCTCATGAGACTTTCTTGTTGGATGATGGCAAGCGACCAGAGATCGCGGAGATCGCAAAAAAATATGGCGTGCATTATCTCACCCGGGCAGACAACTCGGGAGCGAAGGCGGGAAACCTCAATAATGCACTTCGGCATTCAAAAGCTGATTTCGTAGCGACTTTCGATGCAGATCATATTCCACGCCGAGATGCCTTGGATACGCTGGCAGGCCACATGAAAGACCCCCTGGTGGGAATGGCACAGGCACCCCAGACTTTCTACAACGAAGACAGCTTTCTGTTTTTGGACCGTGTCGTAGGCGCGGGACGCTGGCATGAGCAGGCCTATTTCTTTGATGTGCTCCAACCTAGTCGTGATTGTTTTGATGGTATCACGGGTGTGGGCACTGGCGTGATTTACCGTCGTAGCACCTTGGATGAAATCG